In Arachis hypogaea cultivar Tifrunner chromosome 7, arahy.Tifrunner.gnm2.J5K5, whole genome shotgun sequence, the genomic window atcggCCAAGTCACGATTCGGTTAGACCGATCAATTCCTACCTAATTTGGTGGTCTAactctaatttttgaatttagtggtTTTACCTTCTATCCAAACCCTATTTGCCAGTCGAACTGGTCTTTAGAACATTAGtgctttttatttaataataataataataataataatttacgaGATTTGAATTTTCAGTATATTATgagatgtattttttattttgttgtttataaTAGTGTATTAGTATTTGTTAATctagattttatttattaaatgcatgtaataataataaatgtaaaataaatctaaataataaatattttatactttaattAAGAGTTGttatatttaagaattaaaaataaaaaaatatttttatgaatatatgtaataaaaatgttttaaaaaaagattGCACAATCACTCCTTACAATCTGcagattattttatatatatatatatatatatatatatatatatatatatataaaatacgaAAGCATAGttggttaatttttaaaaaagttagagattaaattaattctttagagatcaagatgaacattattttaaaaataaatgatttattttcatatataataatatttaaataaagttgTAGTTCtcataaaaagtatatttttcttggttttaatttcttataaatatttttattattttttatttaaaatacttcATTTTAATCAATACTTACTATCAGTTTATTATTCTATGATAAATTTTATATCTTAATATCTTAACCTATGATACATAAATATTAACACAGCTACGGACATGGGCATGTCACGATACGGGATATGAAAatacacaaatttaaaatttttataagacacagagacatgatatatatataaaatataatgcattttttagataaattataatgatatttttggtattttattaatattaaaatataaattaatttttcagttatttttagtatttttaattatataaaatatttaaaatattttttgttttaataattaataatatatatcatttataaGTTCATTTTAAGAATAAAGTTAAATATATTGacacaataatatttaaatatgtcCAAACGTgtccaaataaaaaatttgatgaatttttagAGAAATTTGATCTCATTATTAACGCAATAAACTATcactataatttttaattttaccaaagacaaaattggaagaaaaaataattgataaatatCAAAACTAAAAGCgttattctattattattattattataatgacAAAAATAAGCGAAAAGTATTAAATTAGTCCTTTATATTTAggcataattctattttaattcttaatatttaaagtatcctatttaaatccaaaaaagttttatttagttttaacttAGTTCCACCGTGAggttaaagttaaataattaatgaaatgtcTTACATGGCAGTACAAGAACAacgtcgataatctggagaataaATACAAGTTCCAGAGGCATAAAATCAACTGTGgatgtatcaatacatttatttatcattctccttaattttatagaaaatatttcatttaaattataaaaaatgataaataaatatattaatgcattcatggttgattttgtgtctctgAAACTTATACTTATTCTCTAAATTATCGACTTTGTTTTTGTACTGCTATTATGTaggatattttgttaattatttaactttaacaTTAAAGTGAGACTATATTAaagctaaatgaaatttttttaaattcaaataggatactttaaactttaaaaaagatTACGGTCCAAATGTAGGAGACTAATTTAGTAATCTACccgataaaataatatataacatgAAACTTATGATGACCAAACATGTGCATACATTAATTAATTCATTTACCAGAAACAATCCAAGTGTGTCACCagtaatcaaaagaaaagaaaccgaagagaaagaagaagcattAGAAGAGAAAATGGGTGCCTCTCTGATTAGGCACTATGCCACTCACCACACATTAACATTCCAATTTCGTCAAACAAATCATTACACCTTAGACTCAACACATTGAAGCACAAATaagcaaagaaaaaagaatttctcattttctattttcttttcttccgtttatttttatttaatattatttttttccttcCATATTGGCAGGCCCAGCAACAATGGCGGAAGATAGTGAACACGTCTTTTCAATCTGCACCGTCTATTGTTATATCGTGTCAACTCGATCACAGTCATAAATTGATATGATAGTAACAGTGCATGCAAGAAGAACCAACAGCGCAGCaataagaacaaagaagaagaagaagagaaacagCAACTTCAACTAGTTTTGCCACTTCGCTGTAAAGTGCTCTTTAACACACACAACACTTTAGCgttgactcagaaaaattcaactagttcttttctttctttctttttattttatttttttctctgttCTTCACGGTTCAGCTCCACTTTCATGCTCTCATCAATCAATGCAGTGTCTTAATCTTTTTGCTTTCTATCTTGCTGTCATTGTGATTTGCCTAATAAAAAGGGTAGGTCTATGTCACACTGTtattgaatgcttttaatttggtgtggttctattttttttttcaattgaggtttttgtttttgttattttttcccttttcttttattgcttcttCGAGTTGCTCTCACTGATAACTCTTCCTTTCACACCAcggtattttatttctttttattggttccatttctgtttttgttttttgtgtCTTTCCTCTGTCATTTTCTGCTTTGTCTTGAACCTTCTGAAATAATCTGAATTTTCCAGTGTTCACACTTGAAAAAATATTGTTCTTATGTCTGTTTCTTTTGGTATGATTGCAGTTTCTTCTGATTTCTAAGTGGCTTTGATCATTTTAGCTTCAATTCTCTGTGGCCTAATAACAAAAGGCCACACCTTGATGCAGTTTCTATTATTGGTTTATCTAAGAGAACAGACATGGCATTATTGGAAAATTGGTTCCTCATGATCATGGTGATGGTGTTTTTCCATGGCATAGTGTTTGTGAGTTCAATCAATGAAGAAGGTTCAAGCCTTTTGCAGTTCAAAAGTTCCCTTTTTGATGCAAATAACAAGCTTCACAATTGGGATTCTTCTGACTCCACACCATGCAATTGGACTGGTGTGCAATGCACCCATTCATCATTGGTAACTTCTGTTAAACTCTACCACCTTAATCTTTCTGGCACTTTATCTCCTAGAATCTGTGACCTTCCAAGGCTAATTGAGTTGAATCTCTCAAAGAATTTCATTTCTGGTCCAATTCCTGATGGTTTTGCTAATTGCCATAGTTTGGAGATTCTAGATCTTTGTACAAACAGGCTCCATGGAGAAATTCTAACCCCAATTCGGAATATAACAAAACTTAGGAAGCTTTACCTTTGTGAAAATTATATGTATGGTGAGGTACCTGAAGATCTTGGGAGCTTAGCTTCACTTGAGGAGTTAGTTATATATAGCAACAACTTAACTGGGATCATTCCTAAATCAATTAGCAAGTTGAAGAAGCTTAGGGTTATTCGGGCGGGACTGAATGCTCTCTCGGGGCCAATACCAGCTGAGATTAGTGAGTGTGACAGCTTGGAGACATTGGGTTTGGCGCAGAATCAGCTAGAAGGTTCTATTCCAAGAGAGCTTCAAAAGCTTCAGAACCTTACCAACTTGATTCTATGGCAAAACTCACTGTCCGGGGAGATTCCTCCCGAGATTGGGAACATTAGTAACCTGCAATTGCTTGCTTTGCATATGAATTCGTTCATTGGTGATGTCCCGAAGGAGCTCGGAAAATTGTCGCAGTTGAAGAGGTTGTACATATACACCAACCAGTTGAATGGAACAATTCCACCAGAGCTAGGGAACTGCACAAATGCTATTGAGATAGATTTTTCGGAGAACCGTTTGGTTgggttcattcccaaagagttGGGGAAGATGTCTAATCTTACCCTGCTTCATTTGTTTGAAAACCATTTGGAGGGTCATATTCCTCATGAGCTCGGCCAATTGAAGCAGCTAAAGAATTTAGACCTTTCAATGAATGAGTTAACAGGTACAATTCCATTGGAGTTTCAAAATCTTTCATTGATGGAGGATTTGCAGCTATTTGACAATAAGCTTGAGGGAACAATTCCTCCTCATCTTGGGGCCATTAAGAACCTTACAATTCTCGATATGTCCTCGAATAATTTTGTTGGTCCAATACCTGTTCATCTATGTCAATATCAGAAGCTGCAGTTCTTGAGCCTTGGGTCGAATCGGCTGTCCGGAAATGTTCCCTATAGGCTGAGGACTTGCAAATCTCTTGGGCAGCTAATGTTGGGGGACAACATGTTGACAGGAAGTTTACCAGTTGAGTTGTATGAACTTCACAATCTTACTGCACTCGACCTTAAACAGAACCGATTTTCCGGGCTGATAAGCCCAGGGATAGGTCAATTAAAGAAATTGGAAAGGCTTCTCTTGTCGGATAATCATTTTGAAGGTTATCTCCCTTCTGAGATTGGAAATTTATCCCAACTTGTCGCGTTCAATATTTCCTCCAACAGTTTCAGTGGAAGCATTCCACGTGAATTGGGAAACTGTGTAAAGCTACAGAGGCTTGATCTTAGCAGGAACAACTTCACTGGTGAGCTTCCAGACAAAATTGGCAAGCTGGTGAATCTGGAGCTGTTGAAAGTTTCCGATAATAGGCTCTCTGGTGAAATACCTGGCAGTTTGGGGAATCTTATTCGCCTCACGGAGCTTGAGCTAGGTGGCAACCTATTCTCAGGAAGCATCCCTTATCATTTGGGAGGACTTACTTATGTTCAGATTGCACTTAACTTGAGCCACAACAATCTTTCTGGTACGATTCCTATAAGCTTGGGGAACTTGCTAATGTTGGAATCACTTTACTTAAACGACAATCAACTCATTGGTGAGATTCCTGAATCAATCGGTAGCCTTCCTAGCCTTATAGTATGCAATGTCTCCAACAACAAGCTGGTAGGAACTGTTCCAGATACACCTGCATTTAGAAAGATGGATTTCTCAAATTTTGCCGGGAACAATGGGTTATGCCGATTAGGTACTTATCATTGTCATCCACCTGTATCTTCAACTCATTCAGCGAAAGCGAGCTGGATCAGAGATGGTTCAACTAGGGAAAAGATAGTTAGCATTGTTTCTGGTGTGGTTGGATTTGTTTCTCTTATTTTCATAGTAGGTATATGTTACGCCATGAGGCAGCGTAGCCCTGCCTTTGTCTCGCTTGAAGGGCAAACAAGACCTCATGTCACTGATAACTATTATTTTCCGAAAGAAGGCTTTACCTACCAGGATCTCTTGGAAGCCACTGGAAATTTTGCAGAATCAGCGGTTATAGGAAGAGGAGCTTGTGGCACTGTCTACAAGGCTATTATGAATGACGGCGAAGTGATTGCAGTGAAAAAGCTGAATTCTCGAGGAGATGGAGCAAACGTTGACCGAAGCTTCCTTGCTGAGATTTCAACCCTTGGAAAAATCAGGCATAGGAACATTGTGAAGCTGCATGGATTTTGTTATCACGAGGATTCGAATCTTCTCTTATATGAATACATGGAAAATGGAAGCCTTGGGGAACAACTTCACTCAAATTCAAGCAGGTGTGTGCTGGATTGGAGTGATCGATATAAAATTGCTTTGGGAGCAGCAGAAGGCCTATGCTATCTTCATTTTGATTGCAAACCTCAAATCATTCATCGCGATATAAAATCAAACAACATATTGCTTGACGAATTGTTTCAGGGTCATGTTGGAGACTTCGGCTTGGCAAAGTTGATTGATTTCTCCTACTCGAAATCCATGTCTGCTGTGGCAGGTTCATATGGCTACATTGCCCCAGGTTAGAATAAGCTCCATTATATATAGCTATAGCTGCAACACTTATAGCTTTACTGATTTCCATAATTGAGTCCTATTTCCGGACACTGCGATGAAGCACCACCTTCTGTTTCTTACACTAAGATAATTCAATGGTATAGATCTCAGCATAATTTTGTGTCAATCACTTCTTTCTGATctgaatcattcattatcttgGTGTATCACACACAAGTTTAACTTCATTGATTCTAGATAttctccttattttattttttcgttatGATTTACTTTCCAGCATTCATTTTTATCAGATGAAACAAGACAATGCATATTATCAAATGTATAGATAATATTTTCGCCTAGTAGAATTCTAAGTAGATGTTTTCATCTTCTGAGATGCTAATTGCAGTAATCCTTCAGTTTTCTTATGATTTATTGATTGTTTATGTTTGTTTCAGAGTATGCTTACACCATGAAGGTGACTGAGAAATGTGACATCTATAGCTTCGGGGTAGTTTTGCTAGAACTAGTCACTGGGAGGTCACCTGTTCAACCATTGGAACAGGGCGGCGATCTAGTGAGTTGGGTGAGAAGGTCGATTCAAGCTTCAGTACCAACATCTGAACTGTTTGACAAGCGATTGAATCTGAGCGTGCAGAGAACAATGGACGAGATGTCTCTTATTCTGAAAATCGCTCTGTTTTGCACCAGCACGTCCCCACTTACTAGGCCAACAATGAGAGAGGTCATTGCAATGTTGATTGATGCTAGAGAATATGTCAGCAATTCACCATCCACTCCTACATCGGAATCTCCACTTGATGAAGGTTCTTCTTCTAAAGGTTAGAAAGGTTAGGTGTTCAAATTTACTTTCGGAGAGTTTGAAGTTTATATTTAATACTCCTcccctttattttttatttctctatcaCCATCACTTTTTGGTACAATCTATCTAGATAGATTTATCTGACGATGTACCAAACAGTAAAAGTGATAGAGAAAACCATCAGAGGGAGCAATACTTTCTGAAGTCTCAGTTTCCTTGTTCACTTTTTAATACTTGTGTTAATGAAGTCTAAAGTAGTACATTGATTGATATCATTCATGTGAGTATATAGAAAAAAGTATTTCCAATCCCATAtctctttattctattttcattttgGTTACAGTTTCCTTTGATTAAGAATTTAATATCATACTTTAGATTCTTTAATGGAACGATCAAAACTTACCTTATTCTGATCCTTCTTCACTTGCATTTTTTTGCAGTAACTCTCCCACTGAATTAGTCATAAGTGATTACACATATATTGCAATAACTTGTTCTTCATCACTTAGCTAgattaataaaatctaaaataatcaTATTTGTTCTCGTATTCGTGCAACATGGATTTCAAGCTTCTGCTTCGATCAGTTCATTGACGAATCGGATCACTAATTTTCTTGCCATGTTTTTGTGCAGATGGTCTTGAGTTGTAACTTGTAAGCTTTCAGCCTCTACATGCAGAGTATAGTCATCTCCAGAATAGCAAACGCAATGCGATCTTAAGGTCAAAACCATAGGTATCCTCCTTTTAGAGGGAATCCTATGCTTTAACCAAACCAAGTGCCCTTCACGTGAAGTTTTGTGTGGTAAACTTCTCATTCTAACAATATTAGAAACAAAACTCTCTAATCAATCTATTACACCTTCTAGATATAATTATTGGTTTTAGCAAACCTCACTCACCTCACTACAAGGCATCATTTGTTTCATGCTCTATGCTAGTGAGAGTAGAACATacaaagatttcaattttaatgatGATTATCTTTATGATTTTTGCACAATTGGCCAAATAAAAAAACTGTAAATTTCTGTGCCAGGCCCGGGCTTTCTGATCATCGGTAGTAAACTATGTAGTACAAATTTTGCATACAATCCATTTTGCTTTGGGATATTCGAAGTCATAATTTTCTTTTGTCAGTAATTGAGTATAAAATTTTGTTCTCAGCAAGAAGCTTCATATTTTTGGTTGGTTTAGATTAGAGGCTCATGGCATTTGTGGTAAACATGATGTGAAGGAATGAAAGTGAACATGGCGAGAAAATCAGTTTGGTGCATCATCACGTGGTCTTTCTCACCCATGTTTCACGAGTATGCATGAGTATTAAATAATATgcgtaaatataataattttaccaAAAAATGTAAAATACAAATATGTCAACATATATTAAACACAAAATATATCTATATAAATATTGGTATCTGGTATTAAATATTAAGAAATCTAATCTAATACTTGTAACAATTATCTTGATGATTATTTTAGATATGACAGATTGTTCAAAAGATTTAGTCCCAAATAAATGAAGTCTAAGATAGTCGTATTGAATGTGTACATGCATATTGGAGTAAAATCGAcgtttttgtatataaataatagtAATGCTACGTAATTAATTAAGTCGATAATCAAATTTATCTAAGttgatttaatattttattgacacAATAAAAACTAGTTGTAAAGGAGAAAGAGAGgtacgaaaaagaaaaataattagattTAGGCTTAGATTTGGTTTGTTAAAACTCTTTgaaaaggtgtttgtgttttttagAAGCATAAGTACTTCATTTTGCGTTTGATAAATCAAAaagtttgtgtttgtgtttgtaatttttaaaagataggagtatttttgaaaaaatttaagggggagttttttaaagttggtttgtgtttatcaaaattaaaaagtctaatataacctcatacaTTAATTAGTAttcaaatttaattcttatattaatatctattatagtatttttagattttaaaagctattttaccaaacactTTTGTTGTCTATGCTTATtaaacattaattttaatttaatttaccaaacatagTACAATTTTTTAGAAGTTAGCTTTTAAAAGTTAgtttttataaactacttttaataagtaaaaattttactaaattaagTCTTTCTTTAATAaagtttttacttttcaaaagtagcgtataataattcttttttttttaagttttagcaTCTGTGTttggtaattaaattaaaaataactttcaataaactcaaacaacacaaatatgtttgacaaaataatttttaaaatttaaaaataatataataaatatcaatattagaattaaatttaaaaactaattaatatatgagattatattaaactttttaattttcataaatacaagccatatttaaaaaattttattttaagtgtTTTAAAAATCATTCTCATCTTTAAAAACTGcaagtataaatatatatatatatatatatatatatattttatttttcaaaataaaataaaaagagtataattttaaaaaatataaatacctcttcaaaaattttatcaaatcaaaatttagttataaaaataacTTGTTCACCCATGGTTTCTCTATAAATAATTCCTCAATTAAACAACGAATGTACAGTGTCAAGTGGTTACTCTAATAAATTTTCTTAATCAATCATGGACAAATAAAAAAGTAACCCCtaacttttttttatcaatttacttTGGATCAAAATGCACGAAATTTTTAAattgagtaaagtattgttttgtccctaatgtttggggtaagtcctatttgtattcctaacgtttaactcgttctatttgtatctttaacatttataaaagtgattcaatgttatcctactatcaattataataacaaatcagattatatttttcaattattctcacttggatgtattcattctcaattaggtctcacttggatgtgtttgattttaatattatacccactatttgtgtttagattcaattatgtccctaaaaaagtgaattatgtaaatgttataggaattagtttcaacttttgatgagctatttttcggagtggatcatcgattctatcctagacatttgtattctaacttcaagaagagatttttaaaacgcaaactaaagcgttcatgatgtgtaattgacggcaagataacattgaatcacttctACAAACGTTCGGGATACAAgcaggacgatttaaacgttagggacacaaataggatttaccccaaacgttggagacaaaaacgatactttactttgttaaattttttagatCAGAAATATCCGTATCCATTTTTTTCTACTGTTTTGATTTTGGgccaaatattttctattttgataTTTACGATAATTGTCTTTTGACGCACGGTAAGGCAAGCACAAGTGGCATTCACAATACCAAGTGACTGTATATACTGGGAAACAAGAATGTTATTTGAATTTGTACATCTCAAAAGGATGGGACTGGATTTTCAGAGTTGGTACGGGTTGTGAGATGGTTCGAAAACTCAACGATTAAAACGGTAACGGGACTGGATTTCTAGAGCGATAGAagagtacctgcaaagacactctaaCGCCCAAGTCAGAATGAATTTAAGAGGTATAGGTGAAGATTAGGAATGTGTGTCATAACCTGAGGGGACCCTTGGCTCCTTTATATAATTTGAggtaattatattatcttatcttgttggatAAGATAGGAGAAGTATTTCAATTTAAATGTTGGTTAGGGATTTATGGTTAGTGGACTGGTTTGGGCCTGGGATAACTAGGTCGTGATTGCTTCGATGGGAGACCTGGGACCGGATCTGGAATAGTTGCCCCCGAAGCAAGAGAGCAAGTAGGCTTGGTCTCACCGCTTAAAAGTGCATGCTTGGCCGTGTGGCTGTGAGTTCAGATGTCCATGAGTTTGGCCTGGGCAAAGGAATATCGTCCAGGGTCTGTGGTCAGGGTCGGGGATCCGAGCCACACATTTTGACCATTTCTGGGGATCCACTTGTTAGGTCTGAGATTTTTTCTGTGTTGTCAGGAGTGGAGTGATGAGGTCTCCAGATCGGGGCTCGTGTGTTTTCAGGTCATTGGACCGTTGCGCTCCTTTCAAAGAATTTTCGTCCGTTGCGTTTCCCAATGCGTCATAATGACGCTTAGTGGGAGGGGAGAGGTttcattgtttttccttttttgtcATCTACcctttcatgtttcctttttttAAAATGTGGGGAGGTGGCTTATTTATCTTTCATTGTAAttgtttcttctccttcttttgctCTCTTGTTTTCTTATGAACATTTTCTCCAAATTTTTCTGGCGTTGTGCTCTATTTGAGTTTGCTGGTGGGCTAGTAGTGCTGTGTCATACTACTTTTGATGTTTCATTTCTGTTACTCTCTGAGAACCAAATTGGTAACTTTGCCGCTGTAATCATTTATTCTGCttctatatttttgttttgtctACTATTTGAGTTGTTGTATGCTTCTGTGTTTATTAATGGAAAAATGTTTGATTGGGGTATTGCGTTTGGTGTAGTTTTATGGATTTTTGGCAGGATGCTTCGATTGTGATCTTAGTATGGTTTAGGAATTCCATGTATGTTTGTGTTTCTAGGTAATGGGATGACAGTGAAAAATCTTGTTTGGATATAGGTATGGTGCGACGGAAGGGAGTTTAGGGGAACCCGGGTCCTATCTTCCTGATGCTTAAAATCCTATTTGGATATAGGTATGGTGCGGCGGAAGGGAGTTTAGGGGAACCCGGGTCCTATCTTCCTGACGCGGGCCAAACGTCGGTTcgaaaattttcacaaataatttcgttacaagtatagtttcaAACCAACAATTGACTCGAagcaaaatttaatttgtttgtcacaatgcaAACTAATAAAAAccgagtatttaaatctcgggtcgtctcccaAAGGAATTATAGTGAGGTGTGTGTGTTATCGGTTATGAGTATAAGACGGGGTTTACGGATAAAGACGCGAGAaactaaatgacaagaaaattaaactaacaactagaaagatATAAATGCTAAAAGACACTCCTGGCAAGGTTTGAGAACCAAAGCTTCCTTTtcaagtcattgaccacaaacatggtgATTATCCAGAGTTAATCCCATTTAGTCATCTCTAATATTGGGtgaaagtcaaataggcatagtcagTCTTATAACAAGAACAACTTACAACTCTAAATCACCACTCAATATGGACATCAAAGACTTTTGTATCACTAACCATGACATGACAATTATAAGAGCAAACCTAATCAGTCAACCTCTAATGCAAGATAAGTCAACCGGACttaatcaatctcaattcatagGTATTACTTGTTAATGGAAACGAGATCAATTAAAATCTCCAAATTATCAATCAACTCAGACATTAGTGAAATCAGGGTCACCTAAATTACTCAATTCCAAGCCAATAGTGTAGAAATCTACCCTAGAACTAAAAGAGGCATTTctacaaatacttggaaggcattgaagaaaaacatcttaaaattacaataataataaaatctaagactACCAAATacaagataacaataataacaactcaattaaacatcaataaacataaaaatatcaaattgtattaaatggaaatcaaaatcaacaagagttcacaagatcaaaagcaacaaaataaaggaagTAACAAGTAAAACTAATTGAATAATGGTGCAATAAcaagaaattgcaagaaaaactaaatcaagacaagatcaaaacctaaatctaagaagaatttaaattaaatctaccctaattctatagagaagagagagcttctctttctataatataacctaaaacatgatctaaactaaacctaattgctctctcattgttccttcttgaatttggcttgaaatatctttagaaatgagttagattgggcttGGAAAGGTTCAGAAATCGCCAGCCACGTGTTTTCTTAAGTGAACTGCGTATTTcatatcatgcgtacgcgtgacatggcaAAAATCTCAAAGCATGCATGACCATGAATTACTCCAAAATCTAATTtctccatgaattctccactttgcatgttttTTCTTCACTTATTCAATCCAATTTTTGCcttctaagcctgaaatcacttaacaaacacatcaagacatcgaacggaattaaagtaaattaaatttggcaaattaagggtctaaaaagcatattttcactcttaagcacaatttagggagaattcacaaaatcatactattttagtgaataaatgtgaaaaaagttgataaaatccattcaTTTCAAtgtaagataaatcataaaattgtggtttatcaatctccccacacttaaacaatagcatgtcctcatgctaaatccaagagacaAGAAAGGTGTATCAacttttattcaatgcaaactatctaaatcCAACCTATATTCATGTATGTAActattctaactaatactagCTATCTATCTATATTTATCTACGAAGTCAAAGTAAATCAAATTCCAAGAAAGCACATATAGATAATCAAGGGCTCAAACAATCTTAgtcaaatcaaatccacaatttaATTGAGTCATCTAAAAGAATTTACAACTTTCAAGATAAGAAATGATCATAGGTGAAGATTtggaattgagcaattgaacccctcaccagatgtgtatacactctagtcgctcaagtatTTAGGGTTAATCCacccaattctcctctaatcatgctttctaaagtttgttcttcatctaatcaatcaacaaatatttaatgtacatatGCAAGTATTATGAGGACTTTTCAAAGTTGTAACGGGGCCAAGGGTAAAggaaaggatatatatatatatatatatatatatatatatatatatggttaaatGATC contains:
- the LOC112703430 gene encoding uncharacterized protein isoform X2; this translates as MALLENWFLMIMVMVFFHGIVFVSSINEEGSSLLQFKSSLFDANNKLHNWDSSDSTPCNWTGVQCTHSSLVTSVKLYHLNLSGTLSPRICDLPRLIELNLSKNFISGPIPDGFANCHSLEILDLCTNRLHGEILTPIRNITKLRKLYLCENYMYGEVPEDLGSLASLEELVIYSNNLTGIIPKSISKLKKLRVIRAGLNALSGPIPAEISECDSLETLGLAQNQLEGSIPRELQKLQNLTNLILWQNSLSGEIPPEIGNISNLQLLALHMNSFIGDVPKELGKLSQLKRLYIYTNQLNGTIPPELGNCTNAIEIDFSENRLVGFIPKELGKMSNLTLLHLFENHLEGHIPHELGQLKQLKNLDLSMNELTGTIPLEFQNLSLMEDLQLFDNKLEGTIPPHLGAIKNLTILDMSSNNFVGPIPVHLCQYQKLQFLSLGSNRLSGNVPYRLRTCKSLGQLMLGDNMLTGSLPVELYELHNLTALDLKQNRFSGLISPGIGQLKKLERLLLSDNHFEGYLPSEIGNLSQLVAFNISSNSFSGSIPRELGNCVKLQRLDLSRNNFTGELPDKIGKLVNLELLKVSDNRLSGEIPGSLGNLIRLTELELGGNLFSGSIPYHLGGLTYVQIALNLSHNNLSGTIPISLGNLLMLESLYLNDNQLIGEIPESIGSLPSLIVCNVSNNKLVGTVPDTPAFRKMDFSNFAGNNGLCRLGTYHCHPPVSSTHSAKASWIRDGSTREKIVSIVSGVVGFVSLIFIVGICYAMRQRSPAFVSLEGQTRPHVTDNYYFPKEGFTYQDLLEATGNFAESAVIGRGACGTVYKAIMNDGEVIAVKKLNSRGDGANVDRSFLAEISTLGKIRHRNIVKLHGFCYHEDSNLLLYEYMENGSLGEQLHSNSSRCVLDWSDRYKIALGAAEGLCYLHFDCKPQIIHRDIKSNNILLDELFQGHVGDFGLAKLIDFSYSKSMSAVAGSYGYIAPEYAYTMKVTEKCDIYSFGVVLLELVTGRSPVQPLEQGGDLVSWVRRSIQASVPTSELFDKRLNLSVQRTMDEMSLILKIALFCTSTSPLTRPTMREVIAMLIDAREYVSNSPSTPTSESPLDEGSSSKG
- the LOC112703430 gene encoding uncharacterized protein isoform X1, with translation MALLENWFLMIMVMVFFHGIVFVSSINEEGSSLLQFKSSLFDANNKLHNWDSSDSTPCNWTGVQCTHSSLVTSVKLYHLNLSGTLSPRICDLPRLIELNLSKNFISGPIPDGFANCHSLEILDLCTNRLHGEILTPIRNITKLRKLYLCENYMYGEVPEDLGSLASLEELVIYSNNLTGIIPKSISKLKKLRVIRAGLNALSGPIPAEISECDSLETLGLAQNQLEGSIPRELQKLQNLTNLILWQNSLSGEIPPEIGNISNLQLLALHMNSFIGDVPKELGKLSQLKRLYIYTNQLNGTIPPELGNCTNAIEIDFSENRLVGFIPKELGKMSNLTLLHLFENHLEGHIPHELGQLKQLKNLDLSMNELTGTIPLEFQNLSLMEDLQLFDNKLEGTIPPHLGAIKNLTILDMSSNNFVGPIPVHLCQYQKLQFLSLGSNRLSGNVPYRLRTCKSLGQLMLGDNMLTGSLPVELYELHNLTALDLKQNRFSGLISPGIGQLKKLERLLLSDNHFEGYLPSEIGNLSQLVAFNISSNSFSGSIPRELGNCVKLQRLDLSRNNFTGELPDKIGKLVNLELLKVSDNRLSGEIPGSLGNLIRLTELELGGNLFSGSIPYHLGGLTYVQIALNLSHNNLSGTIPISLGNLLMLESLYLNDNQLIGEIPESIGSLPSLIVCNVSNNKLVGTVPDTPAFRKMDFSNFAGNNGLCRLGTYHCHPPVSSTHSAKASWIRDGSTREKIVSIVSGVVGFVSLIFIVGICYAMRQRSPAFVSLEGQTRPHVTDNYYFPKEGFTYQDLLEATGNFAESAVIGRGACGTVYKAIMNDGEVIAVKKLNSRGDGANVDRSFLAEISTLGKIRHRNIVKLHGFCYHEDSNLLLYEYMENGSLGEQLHSNSSRCVLDWSDRYKIALGAAEGLCYLHFDCKPQIIHRDIKSNNILLDELFQGHVGDFGLAKLIDFSYSKSMSAVAGSYGYIAPEYAYTMKVTEKCDIYSFGVVLLELVTGRSPVQPLEQGGDLVSWVRRSIQASVPTSELFDKRLNLSVQRTMDEMSLILKIALFCTSTSPLTRPTMREVIAMLIDAREYVSNSPSTPTSESPLDEGSSSKDGLEL